A window from Calliopsis andreniformis isolate RMS-2024a chromosome 5, iyCalAndr_principal, whole genome shotgun sequence encodes these proteins:
- the Polz2 gene encoding DNA polymerase zeta subunit 2 gives MSQDKIVGSNILLEFLEVAFNHILYFRNLYPKEIFVKKKIYSTTVYVSEHPELNEYIKNVLNAIRELVKEDETCVKTINLVFYNKHKHPIEKFVFDLVKLQAHNTEKDPYYLKTEEALRTICLKLSTCDAYLKSLPEDSTFSIEIQTYETAHVALSENPRCEDFPWIIDEDAIEMTDKNLLPLKTIKTDCLNLQMYVLENEKSKTTDQL, from the exons ATGTCCCAAGATAAAATAG TTGGTAGTAACATACTGTTAGAGTTTTTAGAAGTGGCATTCAACCATATACTGTACTTTAGAAATTTGTATCCTAAAGAAATCtttgtaaaaaagaaaatatatagCACAACAGTATATGTTTCTGAACATCCAGAGCTGAATGAATATATAAAGAATGTTTTGAATGCAATTAGAGAACTAGTAAAAGAAGATGAGACTTGTGTGAAAACAATTAATCTGGTTTTCTATAATAAACACAAACATCCAATTGAGAAATTTGTTTTCGACCTCGTTAAATTGCAAGCACATAACACAGA GAAAGATCCTTATTATCTGAAAACAGAGGAAGCCCTTAGAACAATTTGCCTGAAATTATCTACATGTGATGCATATTTAAAATCATTGCCAGAGGATTCAACGTTTTCTATTGAAATTCAAACTTATGAAACTGCACATGTTGCTTTGAGTGAAAATCCTCGATGTGAAGATTTCCCATGGATCATTGACGAAGATGCCATTGAAATGACTGATAAAAATTTACTTCCTCTAAAAACTATCAAAACTGATTGCCTAAATTTACAGATGTATGTGCTTGAAAATGAAAAAAGCAAAACTACAGATCAATTATAA